A stretch of Amycolatopsis balhimycina FH 1894 DNA encodes these proteins:
- a CDS encoding HIT family protein, whose amino-acid sequence MSEGPEFVEQQGIGVQDAFQRLWTPHRMAYIKGQDKPADDEDTGCPFCRIPSLDDKTGLIVARGETVYAVLNLYPYNPGHLMVVPYRHVADYTELTVEETREVAEFTQHAMKVIRAVSGAHGFNIGLNQGVIAGAGIAAHLHQHLVPRWGGDANFMPIIGQTKVLPQLLGETRDLLADAW is encoded by the coding sequence GTGAGTGAGGGTCCCGAGTTCGTCGAACAGCAGGGCATCGGGGTCCAGGACGCGTTCCAGCGCCTCTGGACCCCGCACCGGATGGCCTACATCAAGGGCCAGGACAAGCCGGCGGACGACGAGGACACCGGCTGCCCGTTCTGCCGCATTCCGTCCCTGGACGACAAGACGGGCCTGATCGTCGCGCGCGGCGAGACGGTGTACGCGGTGCTGAACCTGTACCCGTACAACCCCGGCCACCTGATGGTGGTGCCGTACCGGCACGTCGCGGACTACACCGAGCTGACGGTCGAGGAGACGCGCGAGGTCGCCGAGTTCACGCAGCACGCGATGAAGGTGATCCGGGCGGTGTCCGGCGCGCACGGGTTCAACATCGGGCTGAACCAGGGCGTGATCGCGGGCGCCGGCATCGCCGCGCACCTGCACCAGCACCTGGTGCCGCGCTGGGGCGGGGACGCCAACTTCATGCCGATCATCGGCCAGACGAAGGTGCTGCCGCAGCTGCTGGGGGAGACGCGGGACCTGCTCGCCGACGCCTGGTGA